The window atatggatatggattatataaatatttcgtggatcggatatggatgacaatttatcTTCCACGGATAcatccattatcacccgaaatatatctatatgtacatatatacgtacgaaaatatatgcatatacacGTACATAtcgagatacatatacatataatttacaaattcttaaattattaacgaaaataagggttgtgatagtcacaattattatattgttactaacaatattcaaagttaaatatttagattagtttaaacgtatatttagttatattattatgcatTTTGCTCAATTAAATTCACAATCAacgacaaattacaatcaaaacagCTGTAACAAATTAAAAACataaagattaatatttacatttgTTATAATCCATATTAAATTGATAATATCGCTGTTATATTATAATTTCATTTcatatccaacggatatccattaacccgcttaatccatcggatatggatatggacggatgaactgaaattaaattgatatggatatggatatggatgagcaaaaattaaatggatatggatgtggatatggcatcatccgatccatatccgatctatTGCCATCCCTAGTCATAGGCACCAAGTATTATTTCACGGTAATTGTTAACTCTTTAattgtatattaatatattaatatataactagttgtggagccctcgctttgcgctgggggctccgttttgaatgcgagttaaaaaaaaaagtcttgatctattttgtaaaaaagaatttttttcgacatctaacattgaatgattgttccttttgtgaaagttgcttcttttagcgttcgggctttattttaaaaaaaaagttagttgatctattttgtaaaaaagaatgtttttggacatcttttggtagcattgaagggttgttcttttTACGAAAGTTgcgtcttttatcgttggagaaaaaaaaaatttagcacagtagtggcctatctgagtcctactgtttgagcgcagtgtacaagtcggtaaaacgtggtgggtgttattatttagtatatttggtgttagtgatgagattaataataatttcgaatatatgtataaagtgggggttcgatttgtattttaataaaagtaaaggggttaagtttgtgaggttcgatttgtattttaataaaagtaaaggggttaagtttgtgaaaatcgaATAGTACTATTAATAAGATTTTGTCTAATAGTTATATTGGTAATTAATAATTAATTCTCAAGTTTTAACCTTTTATAATAACGAAAatttaaataaataagaaaaacGTTTTCAAAAAGAAAATGTCTGTAACAAAAAACAAGAGAGAACTTTGATAAAATTCGTACATAGAAAGCGGCGAACATAAAAACTATCTATACCGAGCCTCTTCTAAACAAAATTGAAACAAAAATCAAGAACTGATACATGAGAGAACAAACAAAACAATACGCAACAcgaataattgccactaattgttgtgaatatttttcccctgattattattgcttggtaacctaagaattagaatcgggtatggccctaattcacgcgaatcctaaaggtagctaccgggtttaacacccccacccagaatgttcactagacggaagagctagtgggcgtggtttttagtacttcgaggtttatatattatacagacaagatgttctgtttttggggatattatttatgcgcattatatgttaaggtcggttaccaagccaagcaatgaaaagtgaatgttatgtatcgagagaatgattttatacacaggttatgtgtatgttatttttgtgcacgagatatgtgtacagttactaagatttatgaaagatgatttcatacacgagaaaggtgtactgtatttaaaagatatcgcatgtacattacaggtgagtataggattcaagcccatttgtaccatgcatgatttaaatcttgtggtctatcaaaatgatgaattttattgttttatgataaacctatgaactcaccaaccttttggttgacacttgaaagcatgtttattctcaggtatgaaagaaatcttccgctgtgcattggctcatttagagattttacttggagtcattcatgacatatttcaaaagacgttgcattcaagtaattgagttcatcaagattattatcaagtcattcatagttggatatattaggaaatggtatgcatgccgtcaacttttgatgtaatgaaagtttgtcttttaaaaatgaatgcaatgtttgtaaaatgtatcatatagaggtcaagtacctcgcgatgtaactcaatgtaatgtattcgtccggatggattaggacgggtcgttagatcaTTAAGCATAATCCAATGTTAACCACATTCTCCCCCAAAAATCATAACTAAACACATGGTTATAATCTCGATGATAGTATTATCCGGATTGAGCTACTCTCATTAAGGAATTTTCATCACCAATTAACGAGCCACGTGCAATTTTTAAATGGTTTCGAGAAAGTGCACAAAAGGATGTAGACCGCACTTTCAGTGTTTTTCAACGTAGATTCAATATCTTACGTGTGGTCGGACACTGTTAGTGAACATCAGATGAATGATAAACACGATAAAATCATGATAATGTAATTGTGATTTAATTATCCACAAttagttttttttttcctttttaatatctagaaattttttttattttattttttttcatttctttCTTACATAGTCAAAAAATATCAAGAATCTTATACACCTGTATAATATTACACAAATTTGATACAAGAGAATAACAGTTTCGCTATAAGTTCGCTCGACGAAGAGGTTCTTGCCATAACTGAAAAACAACATGTCTTTGTTAGAAATTGAAATACTGGTCGTGCTACTCGAGATTAGTAAATACGTGATAGGAATGTGCATATTCAACAATGTGCAGACCTAACCTAGCAATAACATATCTGGCAGATTGATCCAAATTTCCGTCGCACTGATAACTAGTTTTTTTTTTATCGTATTTGTTCAACTTTTGTacttttctaattaatatatatattttaggacatttaataagtaattttttttaagactttttatttagtgtaatcgttttatttattttaattaagtgtgttttatatatattaattttttttttattattagttaaATTGAATTAAACctaataaaaactatattaaatTATACCAAACaagtaaaataaattaaaaatacttCATTCTACCCCTAGTACGCCACTTCATTAAACTGATTTTAACGCAGTGTAACCTTCTCCATCTAATGATGATTTGGTATCTCTGACGCCCAATGACGCCATTAATGGAGAATTACCAGTGACAAAATATCAACATCAGTCATTGGACTGACAAATAAAAGAGGTATGAGTTAGAAGAGGTGTGAGTTGCGACGTGGAGGATGCTGATTAGTTTCACTCTTTTTGCTTCTGGGTTCACTCCGTTTGATTAACTTTTCTTAAGCTTTTCATGTATGAAAAATAGCGGTTGTAcatatgaagatgatgaagatgaagatgagaaAAATGGCTATGAATATACTTAGGTAAAAAAATGTGTGAGTCGAAAACAAGAGAGAAATAATCAATTATCTTTAGCCAAACCCATTTTTCTTccttttatttactaatataaatataaatataaatttaataatattaattattgtttTAAATCTTGAATTATCACTCTTATTTATTTAGTTAATgatttaattttataattatttatatatttaaaagaatatataaaattaaaaaatggTAGGCCTACTAAATTTGACACTAAAAATTTGACATTTTGAATTAAAAAGACTATTTATATTTATGTAAGGTTATTGTTAAGAATTAAATCAAAATTTATATACGAGTTATATTCATTTACATCCTTAATTTAAGTTGAGATCAAAGGGACAAATCTCAACCCTTAGATAAGATTTCCATCACATGGGATTGGATttttacaataacatatgattagatttgacatgcataatcacatttaACTgaattttacaatcacatgtgagtgACATgtggaatcacatgtgattggatttttacaatcacatgtgattgacatgcagaattaTATGTGATTgggtttttacaatcacatgtgattagcttTTATCGAATTGTACTGATGATGACAGTAGCGATCGAGAGTCTTCATATGAACTTGAAGAGTGATTTTTTGAATCAAACACTTTTAAGCTGTGATTCCTTCATCAAAGTTGGTCAAAATCAATCCATAAATACTCGTGAATCATTAATTGAAGCTAAATCATCACATAATAGGGATGAGATCGGTACAGGTACTGTACCATTCCGATACCGAAAATAAGGAAAATCGAGAACCGAATACCGTACCGAATAGCGAAATCAGTACCGGTTCGGTACCAGTGTCGGTACCAGTATTTTCGATATTGTACCTTATGGTACCGAAAAattgatttttatataattttcaCTATTCGTATTATATGCTATTCGGTATTcagaactttttatatatttttcattattcggtactttagtattatcaaatatatgTTAAAACGATAATAAGATGTAGTTTTCGCTATTTGGTATTGTACCTACTGGATACAAATCAATAAATTTGGTACCCATATAAGCTATTACCTACAAATCAATAAATTCGGTACCAATACCGATTTTCCGAAAAAAATACCGGTATCGTATCAAAACCGAAAATGCCAAATTCAAGGAACCGAATACCAATCGGTACCATTTTTGGTACCGGTACCGGTTCGGTTTCGGTATTTCGGTAATTTTGCTCATCCCTATCACATAATTCATGATTTTAATGATGAACACAGACAGTTGACttttttcttgaacctttgaacttGAAATTCAAATTCGtaaccatccaggcatagcctgagtggccaccaggacttccaatgaagcaagaggtcacgggttcgattcccttcaaggcaaataccttggggcgagctccatttagtgattgattgactagaggatgctttgcctggtagcggtggaggcctggcttgccgtttacccggggtttaccaactagaggggagccattatggctcgtcgctaggggggttcctcgtaaaaaaaaaaaaaaaaaaaaaaattcaaattcgtTTCTTCGATTTATgaattgagattttgcagatagtttcacgATTAGATTGTGAACATTTCTACATTTTCACATATCCTCAAATCGTTCCTGATTGATCCGGAGACCTAATCGCCCTAATTTTTTAAAAAACGAAGAACACGAATCAAATAGCTTAAAATATGTTGTTGATTCAATTTGATGATGAACAATGTTTAGGATTATGATATAAATCATGTATTTCAGCTCAATTCATTGTAAGAATCATCATGAGAATAATTTACAATTTTGAAGGTGATAAAAAACATGAACGTACTATTGCATTTCGCACAATTTGAAGGTAATAAGAAATAATCTCCAATTGATTTAATAGTTGAGATTATCCCTTAAATTTTAACTTAAATATAAATTAATgattcaaattatataaattattaaatgAATATTCCtcctatttttttttgtttttatttttttttattttttacgtTTAAGGCGTACCTAAAAATCCAAAACTATTTCATTTTATCGATCAGTCAAATTCCATTCATTCGTTCATAGTTCATACAACGATTTCAATGGAGGGATCATCAAAACCAAACGTTCATGAATTCAATTTAGCTTCTTTTTAATGCTCTCTCCCTAGAGTGTATTTTGTTTATAAGGACTTGTTCTCTTCATATATTTATGATTTATCTCTTGATTCAAATGGGCAATTAAAGTGATGTAAGTCCATTTTGAATAGCTTTTGTATTTGTAAGGTTTTTCACTTTTTCGTGAAATAGCCTTTTATTTATATTACGAGTGAAATGACCCGTGTAAGTACGAGTTTGttaaacaaaacagtttaatgatatgttttaggtattaagtgaatgtaaatgttaaagtcatttagtttattggcTCATGGAatcacggattccgactaagaaacttgtcgttgattttaaaAACATAAAGTCCTatcaaagttgaatatttatattaatattttaataataataataatacatgtcttTTAAATTATtttgaaaaataaaattacaaattatgagagattaatattttcttttataaaagattttgtattatttttttaattaaattaatatataattataacattatcattataaaaagtaaagaataatttagtttaattatgatgtcatcattttagatgTTCATTagattatataaatatattgttttttgtcataaaaaaaattaaataaaaaatatatatgagGTAGTTATTTCGTTAAAGTGGTTGACCAAGGGTCCAAGGCATACCTAAAAATCCAAAACTAAAGAGGTTCCTGTCCTTGAACCCCCAAATTTTCATTTTATCGATCAGTCAAATTTCACTCATTCGTTCATAGTTCATACAACGGTTTCAATGGAGGGATCATCGAAACCAATGATTGCAACAAGAGAAGAAATGGTGGCAGCGAAGGTTCCATTAGCGTACAGAGATCAGTGCGCACATTTGCTGATTCCACTGAACAAATGCCGTCAATCTGAATTTTATCTTCCATGGAAGTGTGAAGACAAACGTCACACTTATGAAAAGTGCGAATACGAACTCGTTATGGAAAGGATGCTTCAGATGCAAAAACTCAAACAGTCTAAGGATCAATCGCAGGGCAGCAGTATCCCTCTTATCCCTAAAACCGCTAATGCTTAATTCAATTCAATCGCATCGCCCATCTTAGGTTAGTTCATTCTATTGTGCTTTTAATCTGTTTTAatttatgttgatgatgatgaattttGTTTCTTAGTTGTGTTGATTTAAGTTTTCTAGGGTTTTGCTATTTAGGGCTCCGTTCAATTGGTAGTAACTATAGATTGTGACTTGTGAGGTAGGAATT of the Rutidosis leptorrhynchoides isolate AG116_Rl617_1_P2 chromosome 5, CSIRO_AGI_Rlap_v1, whole genome shotgun sequence genome contains:
- the LOC139849458 gene encoding NADH dehydrogenase [ubiquinone] 1 beta subcomplex subunit 7-like; its protein translation is KEVPVLEPPNFHFIDQSNFTHSFIVHTTVSMEGSSKPMIATREEMVAAKVPLAYRDQCAHLLIPLNKCRQSEFYLPWKCEDKRHTYEKCEYELVMERMLQMQKLKQSKDQSQGSSIPLIPKTANA